From Lucilia cuprina isolate Lc7/37 chromosome 4, ASM2204524v1, whole genome shotgun sequence:
TAAAATGCCACCATGCCACCTCAAAACGTACAGAAGAACATCAGGTCTCTTCACAATActtacaaaacaataataaaatatacaagaactacaacaacaatacaacagCCTactgtaaaaacaacaatttaaacattttgaaaaggAATGaacaacaaaccaaaaaaaaaacaaaacagaacagcttaaaaatcattaaattacaAAGTCATTTTAGTAGGAAACTGGGGTAAAGTCATTGGTAGACGAAGTGTAAAAGCACGCTAcattaatcaatattttaagtATCTGATATTTTAGactgttataaagttataaagttataaagttataaagttataaagttataaagttataaagttataaatttataaagttataaagttataaagttataaagttataaagttataaagttataaagttataaagttataaagttataaagttataaagttataaagttataaagttataaagttataaagttataaagttataaagttataaagttataaagttataaagttataaagttataaagttataaagttataaagttataaagttataaagttataaagttataaagttataaagttataaagttataaagttataaagttataaagttataaagttataaaattacaaagttataaagttataaagttataaaattattataaaattctaactgaTAAACATAAGtgatataatttataaaaggaATTATGTTATAAAAGGACTTAAACAATAGAATAATTTATTGGACTGGATGGGTCTTTGTATTCTGAAACTCCTGTAAATGTTCTGTATTTAAAACCGCAGCAAAACAACGCTATTTAAGAGTTCATGAAACAactgcaataacaacaaaatcatgTCAACAACAAAACACTAACAATACAAGTGTAGCAATGACCAGataaaaactataacaacaaaCACGTATAACATTTTGTGATATTCttgttattgctgttattgttgttattatatagATTGTATATTTGGTCCGTCTTTCTCTCTGTGTGTAAAAATGTAGAACATAAATGTACTCAAACATTTTGAAGTATttcatcaaaagaaattaaactgaaaccagaacagcagcaacaataacatcaacaacaacaaactgaTTTAAAACACCTTGAACAAGAACTACAACAACATATgagtaacaacagcaacaattacaacatttaacataatgaagcagaaaaaaataacaacaaataaaaattgtacttaAACAAAAATGGGGAGAAAAGTACGTTGAAGAAGAATTAATACTTGGGATGGAATAACTTAAATACAAAgttaagaataacaaaaaaatataatacaaaataaaacatttaatttcattcatttaacAGGTTTCATTTATGAGttctaaataaaaacacttaTACACTAACACGTGatcgcacacacacacacacacacacacaaacactctgcgtttaaagtttttatttaacaatttaatcattaaatatatgaattcattatgatttaaaaaaagtttttatattcatGCAATtgcataattatatataaaataaacattttgttggtcagtgtatttattaaatttaattaatgaattaacaatttatttatatcgtctagtttttttcttggtttgttTATGTAAGttttaaggaatttaaaaaattataatttttgtataaattgaaTGAATGCTTAATAAAAATGGATTTatgagattaaaaaaaatcactgaatttttataaaaatttatgtctgAGAGAAAATAAGTCAATCTTTACTTAAGTGTCACCAAATAATGGACTATTGGACAACAATTTCCAGTATCGCTTAGTACTATATTTtccaatagtttattttttagacattttaaaaaaaccCCCCAAAAACATTGCATACTTTCAAGCAACTGCTTTAAGTCAACTTACACTTTAAGAGTGAAATGCATAGGTATATGTTAGTATATCTGGGTGCAAGTGTGTGTTAGACAATTTGGTCAGTTTTTATTATGATAAAGAGaagtatgaaaaaaatgaaaacaataacaaaaacaacaatataccACAAAGCCTAATGCTTAAGCCTTTTAATATTGACGGGTTTGTGTGTTGGTTTAACtgtctttatttttgtttagagttgttgttgttgttactgctgcTTGTGGTATGTTATGAGCTCatgaagtttttaaacattttttttttgtttgtaatgttgtggttgttgttgctgttgattttCAAACTCCAAGCAAGGCAATGTTCCCACGAAACAGGTTGTTTTTTTCAGtacgtttctttttttatatttgttgtttcttGCCTTAACTTCTTAACAAATGTGCCTGGCTGAAAATGACTAACTGAATGGAATGACTGTCTGTTTGTTTGGCCATCAGAcgtttaaactaaactaacgATCGAACTAGCGAACATTTCGACAGTTCGGCCGAGTGTGTAAGTGTCTCAGTTAAGACTGCATTAAAAttctctactctatagtcgtAAAAATCAGTCAATATGCATGCTCTGGCTAAACTATATCCATAGTATTTAGTAGTTGGCTGATAGTCTTACTACCACTACTACTCTCTTGGCAAATGTGGTCGTTTTAATATACTTcggttatttttttgctgtcttACCACTTCTTCTTACTCTTGCCACACAGCACCCCATgctgcagcaacagcaacagaaaattaaatgaacatTTCATATTGCAATGGTTTGTTAAACGTTTCTATGAAATGTGGCCAACCAAAcgcagacacacacacacacttgctGTCTAGCAATTCCTAGGCTGAGTATGAGAGttgcatttaattttgttgCTTTGAGGAATTCTTAAGAATAAATAGTTAGAATTACAGTAGATGAATAAATTCAATGTTACTATTACTATTGACCGCAACTAGACGAGTCATTTTGAAAGAAACACTAACAAACACACACGCAGTGTTAAGGGCAATGGAATAGAagttatggaaattttaaaatttttataaattatttattaatttaattaaaaattgtgttctatttatagaaagtataaggaattaaaatttttgttgtatgaaaaccgggttaaaaaaattattttatttgttgattttaattaCAAGGGTAGAAGGGAGATAATTCACCATAGGGCCACATCTGCCAATAGCGAATAAcatgaaaaccgagtaatcgattttatcgcattctcaaaatttattttcttttatcgaTTATATATAATCGctgaaagtttaaaaaattaactttacatGGTAGGGCAGAcgtaacaaattatttttctaagtgGCGTATGGTCTCCCTTCTACCCTAATACcaagcaaaaacttggtaatgactgGTGCTGATATGACCACAACTTTTTAACTATATAtgtgtaagtatttatttaagtagttatttgtaagcGTGCGTGTTATttaaggttaggttaggttgatagaggatgtatactacatcaaatccaaaaaaaatatatatctaggCCACTTTTGGGTCTGTTGTTcatttcctggacgtaattgtTAAGAATCTTCAAATCAGTGTTAATCAGGaatattattcttaattttattctcTCTTAAACCACTGTACAACGTGTCCAATGAGTTAGGAAATCAAATGGGGGGAAAACCATGAACGAATACTCTTATAGATCTATACATTTAATAGCTTTAAGCTATCGGTTAATGTTGCatttatttctgtttatttttcaacaacttGAAAACACATGATTTTTCCAATCTTTTCGTTCGTTGGttcgttttatttcttttttttatttctcataTTACACCGTATATGGACAGTTaagaaaacaacagcaacaataatcaCATAGAATAAATGCTCAGCCAGGGAGGAGAGTTTTTTAAGACTTTATTTTTACTATATTAAGAATAGAtggtgtttaaaatttaacactttttaccaCGATTTATAAGAAATCATTTAGACTCAGTAAGAACCCGGCAAACAATTGTAAGTGGCAATTGTATAGCTGACTAGCTAGctgggttggttggttggtgtgtcatgttgaaatattttagcCTTAAGTTATTTAGCAgacagaacaaaaaaataaaattaggtGCTACCACATAttggttttaaatatatatataaaaaaacaagaacaaaactatTTCTTACAGCCAtgatttttatgatttgttgTATAAAAATCCAACTACTATTCAAGCCAAAATGGGATGTCATTGTCTTTGAACAGATGTGATAAATggaatttgttaaacaattgcaaaaataaaaattaaactattatGTCATTTAACATGTtggtttttttcattattttattaaaatgttaaaataaattggtAACAAGGTTATAAGCAAATGTCTTAAACTTTACAAGGttagattttaagttaaaaataaagaaatgtcaattttttaaatatatatttttttaattaaatgtttagcTGTTTAGTTATAAGCTGTCATTATATTAAATCTCTTCCTGTAATGTTGCttccttttttttacaaactttttaaactCCTGCCTGCCATTCAAActgttatttttcaaattataaaggcagctttgaaaaaaaacaacaacgttGGGCTTTTATCTTTTATTAACAGACTTTCATCTTTcggtattttaaagtttattggcAGGCTGGCTGCCTTTCGTTTAATTAGTGTTTAATTTTAGAACGTGTTTTAAACACGATTGTGTTGCtgttaataataagaaatacaaaaaacaaaaaaaaaaaaagaaacgcttacgaaaaaacaaaagattCACAGCTAGTAAAGCAATTTAAAAACCATAAGAAACAAGTGCAATTTTCAACACAACtgcaacaaaattataaaaacaataacaaaacaagtgcaattttcaaaagaaagaaaaactgcAGACaaaaacgaaagacttaagacacaaacctAAAACTGTTGCTACATGAAGTAaaggaaacaacaacaatacgaATCAAGCAAAAAACCACCAACAAACTTAACACAGTGGggtgtaaaattaataaatttaattcaaaaaaatcaaGGTTATGGTAAAAGGGAAAAGTAATGATAATTTtgacaaagaaaaaaaggagtaaaattatcaaataatttttaaccaaaaagaaaattttaaatattttaataaaaatttatttgatttttcgttttataaaagtttataattgtaataatctgttatatttacaatctgttatatataatattaataaagtgGTGCAAACCCCTTCCTAACctcttatttataaacaaaattttattttaacaagtcGAGCATGATCGACCAGTATTCAGTATGTGAAAAATAtggattattatttaaataacaaagcatttaatttgttttttaccttaattccgaaatatgtttattttacttattgttgtaaaatttgggtccaaaagccctattcggggttaCGGTTATATGAGGCTAATGGAttacaaccattttcaatagcatttGTCTTTGGTTCAAATGAAcagcatgtgccaaatttcatcaaattatcttgaaaattgcaacccgtagcgtgcgcacaaggtttacatggttacacagacggaaggacggacgacagacggacatatctcaTTTcacttagaaagtgattctgagaagattggtatacttcaaagtgggtgtaggaccaatagaTTTGGGTactacaaacatcagtacaaactcacaatactctccccactatagtgatgtttggtataaaaaaggtttatgaaactaaatttctatacaaaatttgatttataaaccatttccaaaataaaattttgtttatgaataaggcctataaattaaaaaaaataatataaaagtattaaaaaccttctattaattgcatttaaagttcagaaattcttaataaaagaaatagaaaaaatagtataaatcttaaggtttttttttctttatcttcAACCTAATTAACTAaccattaaatatgtataattttttttgattacaAATTTACAACCCCCACTGTGCAATATGTTTAACAGAAAATgatcatgtttttttattactattttagcTGTTGTTTAATTCTTGTagtatttaagaaaacttaaaaacaaaaaaaaaaaaacactcaaagattatttttaaacataacaaagctatattctttattttctgCTCTTCTAAAGacggaaaatattttaaggctttttttttaaaaaaataaaaaataatacatcaagcataaatttattatgattttttcataaaaaataacaacagacAGAATCATCTGGTTTACTACCCGTAGcttaaaatcattaattttataaacagaaatacaaaaataacttttaatcataatacatttttagttattttttttatttgtgttttgttgCTTATGTTGTATGTAGTATGTTTAGCCAACATACTACACAGCTCAACAAGCAACCAAGTGTGGCAAGCAGTATGGTGGTAGTTATaagtagtaaaataaaaacaaaatatatacatattttataaaggCGGTCTATAAGCCATAAATGCCTAAAAAGTTTACAGGAAAAAGAACTtacgttttatattaaaaacacagTTTCTTTTTGAGGCCcatattgtttttgttcataaaaatttaaaaacattaacctATTAACTTATGTAGATTTATAATGAACACAAGGTCAAATTTTaaactgaatttttaattttttttaattgcctCTTTTTTTACTAGGGGTGTTTGCTGTTTATATACCTACACATATAAAggttaaagaaaactataaaagtattaaagtttacttttataagaaattatataaatgtatgatTTTGGTTTCTTCTTAATGTTATTgactttttgtttataaaataaacaaaagaaaatcataaaaaattatgaagtaataatttaaagtgtttgcgtcgaagttaaaattttgtaaatattttgaaacagttttaaataaaatcatgtcTAGTCTTAAGTTGAAAGTAGCTTTTTCTAATAACTCAaagaatttcataaatttaagaaaagctttgtaccaaattaaaaaaagtttaataacatttttaaattgtttgaagttctctaaactattttaaaattatttatgtttatctgcaaataaaattaaaagctcTTTAATAATCAGTAGAAACTGAAAatcaaatttgtaataaaatattaggaCATGAAAGCTTTAAAGCAGCTTGTGAGCTTTAAGCTAAACAATCAAGtctaaaaattgtattcttttaaGGAAATGATGAAGGAAGTCGAACTTTtagaattaatattaaattaagcttaaagattttaaagttattacatTGATTACAAAAAAGCTCTACAGCAGCTTTAGAAATacgttaattttttatatgcatATTAAAAGAAAGTACGAAAAGTTCTAAGGAAATtgcataaaagcttttaaattacttaaatcaaAGTTAATAGCaagtaaaaatctatttttttaattaaactttaggAAATGAAAGCTTGCAAAAGCAAATTCCTTATTAtgagaaaagtttaaaagttaagaaaataaaagcttttaaatgatttaaacgctgttataaaaaattcatcTAAAAGTTGCCATATTACTTTAAAAGCTTAACACAACTTTGGTGTTTTTTATCGGAAAATATAGTTCTTTTTTAAACTGTcgaaaataaaagctttatagTAAGTagcttttattacaaaataaagttttcttttcaggaaatgaaaaaaaatgttctatgttaaaaatcGAACTTTAAAAGTATAagaatattaaaagcttttaattgatttaaaagcttaaagctATTTTAGCTATATTGTgataagaaaatttagtttgaaataaaGCTTACTTTTCCTTTcaggaaataaaaaaagttctatgttaaaaatcaaactttaaaaagtataagaaaattaaactcCTAAAAGCTTTCAATTGatttaaaagcttaaagctATTTTAGCTGTGGGTATTAAGAATGAAGcaactaaaagcttttaaatgctatattgataacaaaaattttatttgtaataaaacttaaagctttattacaaatttaaaaagcgAACTTTCAGATAGAGGAGACCAAATAGAGGAGACTGTTTGGAGAGCAATATAACTGAAATCAAACTGTAACTTTTTacaattgataaaattttctttaaaatatataaatttttgtccaatttattacaaaataaaatttcaaaatttaccgttaaatttttaaattaaacttcttttgtaaaaattttccaaacactttaaatcttattttccatataaattaataacctgctgtttctattttattaacaaatcatatgtacttataaaaaaatttaattgtgttttactacaaacattaaaaaaatccccttaaaaaatgtaaacatattaGAAAATATGTTATAAGGTTTTGTAAATACagaaattcagaaaaaaatattaatgataaaaaaattaaatagaataaaagATTTCCagaaaccaaccaaccaacaaccaTAATCTGGCTGTTTTTGCGGCCGGGATTGTTTGAACAATGTAatggttgttgctgttgttcgaAATATGTAAGAgagtttattataaattgtttaatgttttaaagtataaacaacaatttgtaCAACTattgtttaaagtatttaagtctatgattttgtttttttttttggatttgtgTTGGTTAAGAGTTTTCAACCATTCATTGTTctttctatcaaaataaatagaTGGGTTTAGGTAAAACATAAAAGCAATCAACACTTATTTGTTAGAAGAAATTGATGACCTTGCATTGTTAAAGATATTTGGTACTATATCATAGATAAATTCCGGTAAAATTACTAAATAGATGATTAATGATTTAAGAATggataacaaaaaatgtttaaaattcttttaacgaaaaaaaaaaaaaatcaaaaattcattaagaatttttaagttatttttacatttataggtcagtagttatatatatttagttctatataaaattttgaaattatttaaagtgacctaataaatgtataaattgtaaatttatatatatatagaaacaaatttaagattttttgtatataaaaaaaatcgcaatatgttaaaaataatgtatatttctttattatgttTACAAGTCCTTATCAAAATTTTGCGGTTTTGGCATGTGCttaataaagtttgttttaggttttttcttttatatacaaaacaaaaaaacttaaaatacattCTACAATGTGGCACATGCCATCATCCACATGCACATCATCTGTATAGAgccaaaatatataatattcaacccttgctctctctctctcatacTCTGGTTTGATTTAAGATAACAAATAACTcactttaaatatgttttacttttttccagATTTCTTAAATAAGCtttagtatttatatataacgtttaaaatatatttatagaacttcaaatttaaattttaagctcacaagaaattttataattataaaattcccatctctcaatttaatttttactatatTCTGAATCATAATTTGCAAGCTTTCTTTAAATCTCTTTTcgaatcaattaaaattaaaaatttagttttactcACCGTCCATCGAAATGTAAATGGCAGTACCATGGCCCCTCTACCAGGATCACTTAATACAAAACTGGAACCACccagtattgttgttgttgtattaccGAACGAACAACCTGTCGATATACTGGGTGTACCCTGTTCAACGGCGGAATATTCTTTAAGGCACAAACGAAATGCTGTAGAACAAGGCGGACAGCCTGaaatggaaaattaaataattattaaggcGGATGATAAAAAAATACTCTCAATTTGTGCAAATCTGCgtctttgaaaattaaattgtgaTACAAGATGCAATTTCTACTCGAAATTTGAAAAGACATATGAAGTATGAACTAATTGATATGGAAATCTAGAGTTgcgcaaaatttaaaaaatttgcgcAAATTTGGGCattacactagtctatagacttagattaagactagactatatgcttgacaatatactagattatactatagaccagactatagactagactatagaataaactatagactagactatatagtagactatagactagactatagactagactatagactagactataaactagactatagactagactatagactagactatagactagactatggactagactatagactagactatagactagactatagactagactatagactagactatagactagactatagactagactatagactagactatagactagattatagactagactatagactagtttatagactagactatagaaaagtctatagactagactacagaaaagtctttagactagactaaagactaaacttaaaataactttcTTATCTAATAACGAAATATCAGAAGTTTTGCGGTAGAATTAGACTAGATTAGATTCTATAATTCCTTTATATAAGGAGCAGTAGGATTATATTGTAAGGAGGTGTGTTTTCCTATATATTGTTATCACTTGTGGTAAAGGAAGGGtctatataaaattaacttacCCGTTGTTTTTGTACTTCTTATCTCTAAAGGAACACCACAACAGTAACCACTTAATAAGTGActatttgtatttgaaatttctaatatttctaATTCAAAATTACCAGCGGCAGATatctgaaaagaaaaaaagaaagaaaattagaaaaaatcttaaaatagtgcagctaaataaataaacaattttaattaaaaattatgatttttttctaaagattttaaatGTGGTTTCTATTGTTTAATGCAAGAGATTGCAACTCGATATAGATATgtataaaggaaataaaaatataaaatttgttttaattgtttttaaagaaatttttaaacaaacttttaccaAGAATTTGGTTTTCTATTAATAACTGAAACCTGCAGTAATGTTTAACTTAAATCTTTATTTCCTGCTTACAAACACTAATCTAACATTCTCTATAGGCTTAAGTAACAACATTATCTCTCTGAactcttttatttcttttattctcTCAAAGCTGTCAAACTAACGACAGCTGATGCCATAGTTTTccttggaaaataaaaaatcgaatttttagcGTAAGCACTTACATTTTACTCTTACAAAAAAGAGAAGGTACTATCATGGGTCTAGGTTTAATTGCTTtcttagtattaaaaaaatatatatatactaggCAATCTAAATTAAAAGTCACAACACATTTATTTACGctgaaaaaaaatcgtttacgcacaaaataaatttataaataaaaactagttttctgcatttaaaaagaaataaaggcgcttaaataaattataaatg
This genomic window contains:
- the LOC111679668 gene encoding protein serrate-like; the protein is MSSTLLTLIKSSLSPATHKMFTKHFRRKSSEMNGSCSINSLNRSSCSRKLIATTTSNTMPCILILVILSLLVTKISAAGNFELEILEISNTNSHLLSGYCCGVPLEIRSTKTTGCPPCSTAFRLCLKEYSAVEQGTPSISTGCSFGNTTTTILGGSSFVLSDPGRGAMVLPFTFRWTVSKTKFLILIDSKRDLKKACKL